In a genomic window of [Empedobacter] haloabium:
- a CDS encoding 2-isopropylmalate synthase encodes MDIPRERLIIFDTTLRDGEQSPGASMTKEEKIRIARQLERLRVDVIEAGFAAASPGDFDAIRAIAATVRESTICSLSRANDRDIARAAEALAPAARKRIHTFIATSPLHMQMKLRMEPAQVLEQARLAVRFARQHTDDIEFSPEDGSRSEEDFLCRVLETVIAEGATTINFPDTVGYAVPELFGATIRRLRERIPNADKAVWSVHCHNDLGLAVANSLAGVMIGGARQVECTINGLGERAGNTALEEVVMALRTRAGYFNLECGIDTTQIVPASKMVSQITGFPVQPNKAVVGANAFAHASGIHQDGILKARETYEIMRAEDVGWTANKIVLGKLSGRNAFKQRLQELGIELESETEVNAAFARFKELADRKAEIFDEDIMALVSAEEREEGEHYRFVSLAQRSETGELPHARVVFSVDGREHACEGTGDGPVDAIVNAIESQAQSGAELVLFSINAISTGTQSQGEVTMRLSQAGRIVNGVGSDPDIVVASAKAYLAGLNKLHSKERVNPQTERS; translated from the coding sequence ATGGATATACCCCGCGAACGCCTGATCATCTTCGACACGACCCTGCGCGACGGCGAGCAGTCGCCGGGCGCGTCGATGACGAAGGAAGAGAAAATCCGCATCGCCAGGCAGCTCGAGCGGCTGCGGGTGGACGTCATCGAGGCCGGCTTCGCGGCCGCCTCGCCGGGCGACTTCGACGCCATCCGCGCCATCGCGGCCACCGTGCGCGAGTCGACCATCTGCTCGCTGTCGCGCGCCAACGACCGCGACATCGCCCGCGCCGCCGAGGCGCTGGCCCCCGCCGCGCGCAAGCGCATCCATACCTTCATCGCCACGTCGCCCTTGCACATGCAGATGAAGCTGCGCATGGAACCGGCCCAGGTGCTGGAGCAGGCCCGCCTGGCGGTGCGCTTTGCCCGCCAGCACACCGATGACATCGAATTCTCCCCGGAGGACGGCAGCCGCTCGGAGGAGGACTTCCTGTGCCGCGTGCTGGAGACGGTGATCGCGGAAGGGGCCACGACGATCAATTTCCCGGACACGGTGGGCTACGCGGTGCCGGAGCTGTTCGGCGCGACGATCCGGCGCCTGCGCGAGCGCATTCCGAATGCCGACAAGGCCGTGTGGTCGGTGCACTGCCACAACGACCTGGGGCTGGCGGTGGCCAATTCCCTGGCCGGCGTGATGATCGGCGGTGCGCGCCAGGTCGAGTGCACGATCAACGGGCTGGGCGAGCGGGCCGGCAACACGGCGCTGGAGGAAGTGGTGATGGCGCTGCGCACGCGCGCCGGCTACTTCAACCTGGAGTGCGGCATCGACACGACGCAGATCGTGCCGGCCTCGAAAATGGTGTCGCAGATCACGGGCTTCCCGGTGCAGCCGAACAAGGCGGTGGTGGGCGCCAACGCGTTCGCGCACGCATCGGGCATCCACCAGGACGGTATCCTGAAGGCGCGCGAGACCTACGAGATCATGCGCGCCGAGGACGTGGGCTGGACCGCCAACAAGATCGTGCTGGGCAAGCTGTCCGGCCGCAACGCGTTCAAGCAGCGGCTGCAGGAGCTGGGCATCGAGCTCGAATCGGAGACGGAAGTCAACGCCGCCTTTGCCCGCTTCAAGGAGCTGGCCGACCGCAAGGCCGAGATCTTCGACGAGGACATCATGGCGCTGGTCTCGGCCGAGGAGCGCGAGGAGGGCGAGCATTACCGTTTCGTCTCGCTGGCCCAGCGCAGCGAGACGGGCGAGCTGCCGCACGCCCGTGTCGTGTTCTCGGTGGACGGCCGCGAGCACGCCTGCGAAGGCACGGGCGACGGCCCGGTGGACGCCATCGTCAACGCCATCGAAAGCCAGGCGCAGAGCGGCGCCGAACTGGTACTGTTCTCGATCAACGCGATCAGCACCGGCACGCAGTCGCAGGGCGAGGTGACGATGCGGCTGTCGCAGGCGGGGCGCATCGTCAACGGCGTGGGGTCCGATCCGGACATCGTCGTCGCCTCGGCCAAGGCGTACCTGGCCGGCTTGAACAAGCTGCATTCGAAGGAGCGGGTCAATCCGCAAACCGAGCGTAGTTAG
- the pssA gene encoding CDP-diacylglycerol--serine O-phosphatidyltransferase, translated as MAKFPRRRPKTGAPRRTPFSRFARKAGDNRPRSRGIYLLPNAFTTGALFCGFYAIVMAMNQRFEHAAWAIFVAMLLDGLDGRVARLTNTQSEFGAQYDSLSDMVSFGAAPALVIYEWSLRGLGKLGWIAAFVYCAGAALRLARFNTNIEVVDKRYFQGLPSPSAAALIAGFVLMMVDLEVKGIYLSWVSWAIALFAGLSMVTNVPFYSFKDVNFRKSVPFIAVFLIALFFALISIDPPKVLFPIFVLYGLSGYLVLCVRLAKGKPVSIVQVDDEPLDESERR; from the coding sequence ATGGCAAAATTTCCCCGACGCCGGCCCAAGACCGGCGCGCCGCGCAGGACACCGTTCAGCCGATTCGCCCGCAAGGCGGGCGACAACCGGCCGCGCTCGCGCGGCATCTACCTGTTGCCGAACGCCTTCACGACGGGCGCCCTGTTCTGCGGTTTCTACGCCATCGTGATGGCGATGAACCAGCGCTTCGAGCATGCGGCATGGGCCATCTTCGTGGCGATGCTGCTGGACGGCCTGGATGGCCGCGTCGCCCGCCTGACCAATACCCAGAGCGAATTCGGCGCCCAGTACGACAGCCTGTCGGACATGGTCTCGTTCGGCGCCGCCCCCGCGCTGGTCATCTATGAATGGTCGCTGCGCGGCCTGGGCAAGCTGGGCTGGATTGCCGCCTTCGTCTACTGTGCCGGCGCCGCATTGCGCCTGGCCCGCTTCAACACCAATATCGAAGTGGTCGACAAGCGCTACTTCCAGGGCCTGCCCAGCCCGTCGGCCGCCGCACTGATCGCCGGCTTCGTGCTGATGATGGTCGACCTCGAGGTCAAGGGCATCTACCTGTCGTGGGTGTCGTGGGCGATCGCGCTGTTCGCCGGCCTGTCGATGGTCACCAACGTGCCGTTCTACAGCTTCAAGGACGTCAACTTCAGGAAGTCGGTGCCGTTCATCGCCGTGTTCCTGATCGCGCTGTTCTTCGCGCTGATCTCGATCGACCCGCCCAAGGTGCTGTTCCCGATCTTCGTGCTGTACGGCCTGTCCGGCTACCTCGTGCTGTGCGTGCGGCTCGCCAAGGGCAAGCCGGTCTCCATCGTGCAGGTGGACGACGAGCCGCTGGACGAGAGCGAACGGCGCTAA
- a CDS encoding SIMPL domain-containing protein: MTVLKNLLAAAFVLGSVQAHAQSVPTAGTTVIIPANGEVTAPNDQAIATLAIEEQDKDKAAAASRVNTRMKQGLDILKAQDPQASLKTMGYYTYPVYPEDRPVQPLAPNRPRQPTAWRVGQYVEVKTTNLAGLPKTVAAAQKVLTLNSINFGLTPASLRKLDDQRIAATYKALNERIASVAKAMGRPVTDAVLDTVDFEGSGNYAGGREAAAAPMAMRAMAMKDSAEVAEPSFEPGETTLDMRLVGKVRFK; the protein is encoded by the coding sequence ATGACCGTACTGAAAAACCTGCTGGCCGCCGCCTTCGTGCTGGGCAGCGTGCAGGCGCACGCGCAATCGGTGCCGACCGCCGGCACCACCGTCATCATCCCGGCCAACGGCGAGGTGACGGCGCCGAACGACCAGGCCATCGCCACGCTGGCGATCGAGGAACAGGACAAGGACAAGGCCGCCGCCGCGTCGCGCGTCAACACCAGGATGAAGCAGGGCCTGGACATCCTGAAGGCGCAGGACCCGCAGGCCAGCCTGAAGACGATGGGCTACTACACCTATCCCGTGTATCCGGAAGACCGCCCGGTGCAGCCGCTGGCGCCGAACCGGCCGCGCCAGCCGACCGCCTGGCGCGTGGGCCAGTACGTCGAGGTGAAGACCACCAACCTGGCCGGCCTGCCGAAGACGGTGGCCGCCGCGCAGAAGGTGCTGACCCTGAACTCGATCAACTTCGGCCTGACGCCGGCGTCCCTGCGCAAGCTGGACGACCAGCGCATCGCCGCCACCTACAAGGCGCTGAACGAGCGCATCGCCTCGGTGGCGAAAGCGATGGGGCGGCCGGTGACGGACGCGGTGCTGGACACGGTCGACTTCGAAGGCTCCGGCAACTATGCGGGCGGGCGCGAGGCAGCGGCGGCGCCGATGGCGATGCGCGCCATGGCGATGAAGGACAGCGCCGAAGTGGCCGAACCGAGCTTCGAACCGGGCGAGACGACGCTCGACATGCGCCTGGTCGGCAAGGTGCGGTTCAAGTAA
- a CDS encoding alkaline phosphatase family protein, whose protein sequence is MRTSIALATCATLFTLHAAAAPTATPQQPKLVVVMAVDGLPQEQLLRYRGQFGEGGFQRLLTQGAMFADAHQAHGTTVTAVGHAAILTGAYPYQHGIVGNNWIDRASGKSVYCTEDRRYQYVGEATEPSDGTSPAKLRADTLGDQLRYATGNRAKVVAVSGKDRGAILLAGKGGTAYMYMEGSGNFASSTWYMQQHPAWVQRYQAGKPQDRYYGKTWRPMLADAAYAMDAGDTPFAISYFSESGSPDASYYKRLKEGPFVDELTLEFARAAIEGENLGANPAGVPDLLGVSLSAHDYVNHAHGPESRMSHDHLQRLDRMLAGFFTYLDKRVGSDNYLVVLTADHGFANSAEFSQRQHIEAGRVDGKPLLNGLQRHLDATFGAGKVALTASLPNIYLDEEALAKAGVRRADVEQAATRWLRAQTGIADVYTRSRFEEAGATGTRIDLLLRRAWHRHESGDLVVVPRPYWSFGSGNSGATHGTPYAYDTSVPLLMMGKRWIAPGTYTGYAEVVDIAPTLASILGVRKPAAAEGRVLTEALTRR, encoded by the coding sequence ATGCGTACATCGATCGCCCTGGCCACCTGCGCCACCCTTTTCACCCTGCACGCCGCCGCCGCGCCCACCGCGACGCCCCAGCAGCCGAAGCTGGTCGTCGTGATGGCCGTCGACGGCCTGCCGCAGGAACAGCTGCTGCGCTACCGCGGCCAGTTCGGCGAGGGCGGCTTCCAGCGCCTGCTGACGCAGGGCGCCATGTTCGCGGACGCGCACCAGGCGCACGGCACCACCGTCACCGCGGTCGGCCATGCCGCCATCCTGACGGGCGCCTACCCGTACCAGCACGGCATCGTCGGCAACAACTGGATCGACCGTGCCAGCGGCAAGTCGGTCTACTGCACCGAGGACCGCCGTTACCAGTACGTGGGCGAGGCCACGGAACCGTCCGACGGTACGTCGCCGGCGAAGCTGCGCGCGGACACGCTGGGCGACCAGCTGCGCTACGCCACCGGCAACCGGGCCAAGGTGGTCGCCGTCTCCGGCAAGGACCGCGGCGCCATCCTGCTGGCCGGCAAAGGCGGCACGGCGTACATGTACATGGAAGGCAGCGGCAATTTCGCCAGCAGTACCTGGTACATGCAGCAGCACCCGGCCTGGGTGCAGCGCTACCAGGCCGGCAAGCCGCAGGACCGCTACTACGGCAAGACGTGGCGGCCGATGCTGGCCGACGCCGCCTACGCCATGGACGCGGGCGACACGCCATTCGCCATCTCGTACTTCAGCGAGAGCGGCTCGCCCGACGCTTCGTACTACAAGCGCCTGAAGGAAGGCCCGTTCGTCGACGAACTGACCCTGGAATTCGCCCGCGCCGCCATCGAAGGCGAGAACCTGGGCGCCAACCCGGCCGGCGTGCCGGACCTGTTGGGCGTGAGCCTGTCGGCGCACGACTACGTCAACCACGCGCACGGCCCGGAAAGCCGCATGTCGCACGACCACCTGCAGCGGCTCGACCGCATGCTGGCGGGCTTCTTCACGTACCTGGACAAGCGCGTCGGCAGCGACAACTACCTGGTCGTGCTGACGGCCGACCATGGCTTCGCCAACAGCGCCGAGTTCTCGCAGCGCCAGCACATCGAGGCCGGTCGCGTGGACGGCAAGCCGTTGCTCAATGGCCTGCAGCGCCACCTGGACGCCACCTTCGGTGCCGGCAAGGTCGCGCTGACGGCCTCGCTGCCGAACATCTACCTGGACGAGGAAGCGCTGGCCAAGGCCGGGGTACGACGCGCCGACGTCGAACAGGCCGCCACCCGCTGGCTGCGCGCGCAGACGGGCATCGCCGACGTGTATACGCGCAGCCGTTTCGAGGAAGCCGGCGCCACCGGCACCCGCATCGACCTGCTGCTGCGCCGCGCCTGGCACCGCCATGAGTCGGGCGACCTGGTCGTCGTGCCGCGCCCCTACTGGTCGTTTGGGTCCGGCAACAGCGGCGCCACGCACGGCACGCCGTACGCTTACGACACCAGCGTGCCGCTGCTGATGATGGGCAAGCGCTGGATCGCGCCGGGCACCTACACCGGCTACGCGGAAGTGGTCGACATCGCGCCCACGCTGGCCTCCATCCTGGGCGTGCGCAAGCCGGCTGCGGCCGAGGGGCGCGTGCTGACGGAGGCGCTGACGCGCCGCTAA
- a CDS encoding ATP-binding protein: MRIRNRLLLLILSILVPAFAIASVAVWYVYKEQRAADVAGMQEAARALALLADRELQTKEAVLRTLAASPAMQAGDLAAVYRHARALMPPADGTIVVHDLAGRQLFNTRQPYGSPPAQGRSNLMTLRQAAGPHATVVSDLFHAPVGKRYDVALQIPVFVGDALRCYLSMGMTVERIAPLLGQQGVPANWVVSLLDRRGSVIARSRDASRYIGRQVSPGLRASIAASPAGMHQGVRLDGTPTFAFYSRAPMSGWTVVMSVPVAEMRRPAFVAAAGLGLLVTVVLLLAVGAARVYARGTAAPIEQLRLAAERLGRDEPVAPFASGVAEADAVSAALADASARIRDSKAHLERRVAAAVAAAERAQRALLQGQKLEALGRLTAGIAHDFNNILQTLSGALQLIGLTDDRARVQALAATCQKAIGRATTLTGQMRAFGTVQDARLETIQPDRVLESTLPMLRSALPGTVQVELDVAPGLWPVTIDPLQLELALLNLVINARDAMPDGGRLHLAMHNEQLVEDTQGLAPGPYVRIELRDNGTGMAPETLARALEPFFTTKPLDKGTGLGLPQAYAFATQSGGTLTLQSALGAGTTATIRLPRGAGENAVPPEGAGTAGGATGPVLFVDDDPLVRATMVEALTVAGFDVTAAASGDEALARLEAGCPVRHVVSDIVMPGTLDGVGLAKVVAERFPEIRVVLATGHTERRVSLPGVRLLAKPYDLAQLFAALEA; this comes from the coding sequence ATGCGTATCCGGAACCGTCTGCTGTTGCTGATCCTGTCGATCCTGGTGCCGGCCTTCGCCATCGCGTCGGTCGCGGTCTGGTACGTCTACAAAGAACAGCGTGCCGCCGACGTGGCGGGCATGCAGGAGGCGGCGCGGGCGCTGGCGCTGCTGGCCGACCGCGAACTGCAGACGAAGGAAGCGGTGCTGCGCACGCTGGCCGCCTCGCCTGCGATGCAGGCCGGCGACCTGGCGGCCGTCTACCGCCACGCGCGCGCTCTGATGCCGCCGGCGGATGGCACCATCGTCGTGCACGACCTGGCCGGGCGCCAGCTGTTCAACACGCGCCAGCCCTACGGCAGCCCGCCGGCCCAGGGACGCTCGAATCTGATGACGCTGCGCCAGGCGGCCGGCCCGCATGCCACCGTGGTATCCGACCTGTTCCACGCGCCGGTCGGCAAGCGCTACGACGTGGCGCTGCAGATACCGGTCTTCGTCGGCGACGCCTTGCGCTGCTACCTGTCGATGGGCATGACCGTCGAGCGCATCGCGCCATTGCTCGGGCAGCAGGGTGTGCCAGCCAACTGGGTGGTGTCGCTGCTGGACCGGCGCGGCAGCGTGATCGCGCGCAGCCGCGACGCCTCGCGCTACATCGGCCGCCAGGTCAGCCCCGGCCTGCGCGCAAGCATCGCGGCCAGCCCGGCCGGCATGCACCAGGGCGTGCGGCTGGATGGCACCCCCACGTTCGCGTTCTACAGCCGCGCGCCGATGTCCGGCTGGACGGTCGTGATGAGCGTGCCGGTCGCCGAGATGCGCCGCCCGGCCTTCGTCGCGGCCGCCGGCCTGGGCCTGCTGGTGACGGTCGTGCTGCTGCTTGCCGTCGGCGCGGCGCGGGTCTACGCGCGCGGTACCGCCGCCCCCATCGAACAACTGCGCCTCGCCGCCGAACGGCTGGGCCGGGACGAGCCGGTCGCGCCATTCGCCTCGGGCGTGGCCGAAGCCGATGCCGTCAGCGCGGCGCTGGCCGACGCCAGCGCGCGCATCCGCGACAGCAAGGCGCACCTGGAGCGGCGCGTGGCGGCAGCGGTGGCGGCGGCCGAACGGGCGCAGCGCGCGCTGCTGCAAGGCCAGAAGCTGGAAGCGCTGGGGCGCCTGACGGCCGGCATCGCGCACGACTTCAACAACATCCTGCAGACCCTGTCCGGCGCGCTGCAGCTGATCGGGCTGACGGACGACCGCGCCCGTGTGCAGGCGCTCGCCGCCACCTGCCAGAAGGCGATCGGGCGGGCCACCACGCTGACGGGGCAGATGCGCGCGTTCGGCACGGTGCAGGATGCACGCCTGGAGACGATCCAGCCCGACCGGGTGCTGGAAAGCACGCTGCCGATGCTGCGCAGCGCGTTACCGGGCACGGTGCAGGTGGAGCTGGACGTCGCGCCTGGGCTGTGGCCGGTGACGATCGATCCACTGCAGCTGGAGCTGGCGTTGCTGAACCTCGTCATCAACGCGCGCGACGCGATGCCGGACGGCGGCCGGCTGCACCTGGCCATGCACAACGAGCAGCTGGTGGAAGACACCCAGGGGCTGGCGCCGGGGCCGTACGTGCGTATCGAACTGCGCGACAACGGCACGGGCATGGCGCCGGAAACCCTGGCGCGCGCGCTCGAGCCCTTTTTTACGACCAAGCCGCTGGACAAGGGCACCGGCCTGGGCCTGCCGCAAGCCTACGCCTTCGCCACCCAATCGGGCGGTACGCTCACCTTGCAGAGCGCCCTCGGCGCCGGCACGACGGCGACGATCCGGCTGCCGCGCGGCGCTGGCGAGAACGCCGTGCCGCCGGAGGGCGCCGGCACGGCGGGTGGCGCGACGGGGCCGGTCCTGTTCGTCGACGACGACCCGCTGGTGCGGGCGACGATGGTGGAAGCGCTGACGGTGGCCGGCTTCGACGTCACGGCGGCGGCCAGCGGCGACGAGGCGCTGGCCCGGCTGGAAGCGGGCTGCCCGGTGCGGCACGTGGTGTCGGACATCGTCATGCCGGGTACCCTCGATGGGGTCGGGCTGGCGAAAGTCGTGGCCGAGCGCTTCCCCGAGATACGGGTGGTGCTGGCCACCGGGCATACCGAGCGGCGCGTCAGCCTGCCGGGTGTGCGGCTGCTGGCCAAGCCTTACGATCTGGCGCAGTTGTTTGCGGCGTTGGAGGCGTAG
- a CDS encoding nuclear transport factor 2 family protein: protein MLRLIAVALLSAVLHLPTARAQDNPQAVADINAVVQAFQAAIVARDQAGLEALFLPADNSWLVVASEARRVEGRPRVRASNYRDFARFVGTTKAKVEERFYNVRIFSNGSIGTVYFDFDFVENDKVTNKGSESWHLVKTEQGWKISSMVFSLG from the coding sequence ATGTTGCGCCTGATCGCCGTCGCCCTGCTGTCCGCCGTACTGCACCTGCCCACCGCCCGGGCGCAGGACAACCCCCAGGCTGTCGCCGACATCAATGCCGTCGTGCAGGCCTTCCAGGCCGCCATCGTCGCGCGCGACCAGGCCGGCCTGGAAGCGCTGTTCCTCCCGGCCGACAACAGCTGGCTGGTGGTGGCCAGCGAGGCGCGGCGGGTCGAGGGCCGGCCGCGCGTGCGCGCGTCCAACTACCGCGATTTCGCGCGCTTCGTCGGCACCACCAAGGCCAAGGTCGAGGAGCGCTTCTACAATGTGCGCATCTTCAGCAATGGCAGCATCGGCACGGTCTACTTCGATTTCGACTTCGTCGAGAACGACAAGGTAACCAATAAGGGCAGCGAGTCCTGGCACCTGGTGAAGACGGAACAGGGCTGGAAGATCAGTTCGATGGTGTTCTCGCTGGGCTGA
- a CDS encoding histidine kinase, with protein MSPRFEPARLAALPFHVPLLAGVPISLCIAILGLPDIGHGHSLSYRTLFFCTFLAWLAPTAALQRLLWRRGWAAWAMTPAMLAATYLMSALNNVLGQTLSIHLGRYDHYKWHDILAGMDGCWLPLIAFCATHAVVAYHAALTAERARAAEALVAQREAELRALRYQLQPHFLFNTLNAVSALVTTGRDRDANRMIVQLADLLRATLATGQAHEHALADELALTESYLEIEKARLGERLRIALDVGPGILDAQVPCLLLQPLVENAVRHGIAPAAQGGALALKIAARGDVLHIALTNDVLAADAATDSHRVGLRNVAERLARLYGERHRFLARHEAGRSYTVDIELPLRRDAATATATAWIRAA; from the coding sequence ATGTCGCCTCGTTTCGAACCGGCCCGGCTGGCCGCCCTGCCCTTTCACGTGCCGCTGCTGGCCGGCGTGCCGATCTCGCTGTGCATCGCCATCCTCGGCCTGCCGGACATCGGCCACGGCCACTCGCTGAGCTATCGCACGCTGTTCTTCTGCACCTTCCTCGCATGGCTCGCGCCGACCGCCGCCTTGCAGCGGCTGCTGTGGCGGCGCGGCTGGGCCGCCTGGGCCATGACGCCGGCCATGCTGGCCGCGACCTACCTGATGTCGGCGCTGAACAACGTACTGGGGCAGACCCTGTCGATCCACCTGGGCCGCTACGACCACTACAAATGGCACGACATCCTGGCCGGCATGGACGGCTGCTGGCTGCCGCTGATCGCGTTCTGCGCGACGCACGCCGTCGTCGCCTACCACGCCGCGCTGACGGCCGAACGCGCGCGCGCCGCCGAAGCCCTGGTGGCCCAGCGCGAGGCCGAACTGCGCGCGCTGCGCTACCAGCTGCAGCCGCACTTCCTGTTCAATACCCTGAACGCCGTCTCCGCGCTGGTGACGACGGGGCGCGACCGCGATGCCAACCGCATGATCGTGCAGCTGGCGGACCTGCTGCGCGCCACCCTGGCCACCGGTCAGGCGCACGAACACGCGCTGGCGGACGAGTTGGCGCTGACGGAAAGCTACCTGGAGATCGAGAAGGCGCGCCTGGGCGAACGGCTGCGCATCGCGCTGGACGTCGGCCCCGGCATCCTCGACGCCCAAGTACCCTGCCTGCTGCTGCAGCCGCTGGTGGAGAACGCGGTCCGCCATGGCATCGCGCCGGCGGCGCAAGGTGGCGCGCTGGCCTTGAAGATCGCCGCACGCGGCGACGTGCTGCACATCGCACTGACCAATGACGTCCTGGCGGCGGACGCCGCCACCGACTCGCACCGGGTCGGCCTGCGCAACGTGGCCGAGCGGCTGGCGCGCCTGTACGGCGAGCGCCACCGCTTCCTGGCGCGGCACGAAGCAGGCCGCAGCTACACAGTGGACATCGAGCTGCCGCTGCGGCGCGACGCCGCCACCGCCACCGCCACCGCATGGATACGCGCGGCATGA
- a CDS encoding LytTR family DNA-binding domain-containing protein, whose product MMRALVIDDEPLARSGVLARLRGVPDVAVIGEHGDGASALAAIAARPPDLLFLDVEMPALDGMALLAALPAAQRPVTILLTAYEQFAVQAFALNVVDYLLKPVDEDRFAEALQRARQALAMRRQVVATQVAPAPWLARFTVRYGSRLLFVAVEDVAWIEASGDYATLHVGEREYLVREPLHRLTALLDPSRFLRVHRSAIVQLDLVSELRTLGNRDAILRLRDGTALRASRTYIDALLAALERQQRNPA is encoded by the coding sequence ATGATGCGCGCGCTGGTGATCGACGACGAACCGCTGGCACGCAGCGGCGTGCTGGCGCGGCTGCGTGGCGTGCCGGATGTGGCAGTGATCGGTGAACATGGCGATGGCGCCAGCGCGCTGGCCGCCATCGCCGCACGGCCGCCCGACCTGCTGTTCCTCGACGTCGAGATGCCGGCGCTGGACGGCATGGCGCTGCTGGCCGCGCTGCCGGCGGCGCAACGTCCCGTCACGATCCTGCTGACGGCGTACGAGCAGTTCGCCGTGCAGGCGTTTGCGCTGAACGTGGTCGACTACCTGCTGAAGCCCGTGGACGAGGACCGCTTCGCCGAAGCGCTGCAGCGCGCGCGCCAGGCGCTGGCCATGCGCCGGCAGGTCGTGGCGACGCAGGTCGCGCCAGCGCCGTGGCTGGCGCGCTTCACGGTGCGCTACGGCAGCCGCCTGCTGTTCGTGGCGGTGGAGGACGTGGCATGGATCGAGGCCAGCGGCGACTATGCCACGCTGCACGTGGGCGAGCGCGAATACCTGGTGCGGGAGCCCTTGCACCGGCTGACCGCCCTGCTCGACCCGTCGCGCTTCCTGCGCGTACACCGCTCGGCCATCGTCCAGCTGGACCTGGTCAGCGAGCTGCGCACGCTGGGCAACCGCGACGCCATCCTGCGCCTGCGCGACGGCACTGCGCTGCGCGCCAGCCGCACCTATATCGACGCGCTGCTGGCGGCGCTGGAACGCCAGCAACGCAACCCGGCCTGA
- the ilvC gene encoding ketol-acid reductoisomerase, protein MKVFYDKDADLSLIKGKNVAIIGYGSQGHAHAQNLSESGVNVTVGLRKGGASWSKVEQAGLKVAEVDEAVKAADVIMILLPDENIAQVYNENVAPNAKQGAVLAFAHGFNVHYGQVVPREDLDVIMVAPKAPGHTVRIYTYKQGGGVPHLIAVHQDKSGIAREIALSYASANGGGKAGIIETNFREETETDLFGEQAVLCGGTVELIKAGFETLVEAGYAPEMAYFECLHELKLIVDLIYEGGIANMNYSISNNAEYGEYVTGPKVVTSATKEAMRQCLKDIQTGEYAKSFILENKAGAPTLISRRRLTAEHQIEEVGAKLRAMMPWIAKNKMVDKSKN, encoded by the coding sequence ATGAAAGTTTTCTACGACAAAGACGCTGACCTCTCCCTCATCAAAGGCAAGAACGTTGCCATCATCGGCTACGGTTCGCAGGGCCACGCGCACGCGCAGAACCTGTCCGAGTCCGGCGTCAACGTCACCGTCGGCCTGCGCAAGGGCGGCGCTTCGTGGAGCAAGGTGGAGCAGGCCGGCCTGAAGGTCGCGGAAGTGGACGAGGCGGTGAAAGCCGCCGACGTCATCATGATCCTGCTGCCGGACGAGAACATCGCCCAGGTCTACAACGAGAACGTCGCGCCGAACGCCAAGCAGGGCGCCGTGCTGGCCTTCGCCCACGGCTTCAACGTGCACTACGGCCAGGTGGTGCCGCGCGAAGACCTGGACGTCATCATGGTCGCACCGAAGGCGCCGGGCCACACCGTGCGCATATACACCTACAAGCAGGGTGGCGGCGTGCCGCACCTGATCGCCGTGCACCAGGATAAATCGGGCATCGCCCGCGAGATCGCGCTGTCGTACGCTTCCGCCAACGGCGGCGGCAAGGCCGGCATCATCGAGACCAACTTCCGCGAAGAGACCGAGACCGACCTGTTCGGCGAACAGGCCGTGCTGTGCGGCGGCACCGTGGAACTGATCAAGGCCGGTTTCGAGACGCTGGTGGAAGCGGGCTACGCGCCGGAGATGGCGTACTTCGAGTGCCTGCACGAGCTCAAGCTGATCGTCGACCTGATCTACGAAGGCGGCATCGCCAACATGAACTACTCGATCTCGAACAACGCCGAATACGGCGAGTACGTGACGGGTCCGAAAGTGGTCACGTCGGCCACCAAGGAAGCGATGCGCCAGTGCCTGAAGGACATCCAGACGGGCGAATACGCCAAGTCCTTCATCCTGGAGAACAAGGCCGGCGCCCCGACGCTGATCTCGCGCCGCCGCCTGACGGCCGAGCACCAGATCGAGGAAGTGGGCGCCAAGCTGCGCGCGATGATGCCGTGGATCGCCAAGAACAAGATGGTCGACAAGTCGAAGAACTGA
- the ilvN gene encoding acetolactate synthase small subunit — MRHIISVLLENEAGALSRVVGLFSARGYNIETLTVAPTEDSTLSRMTIVTSGSDDIIEQITKHLNRLIEVVKVVDLTEGQHIERELMLIKVRAVGKEREEMKRTADIFRGRIIDVTEKTYTIELTGAKSKLDAFIDAIDRASILETVRTGGSGIGRGERILKI, encoded by the coding sequence ATGCGACACATCATCTCCGTATTGCTGGAAAACGAAGCGGGCGCGCTGTCCCGCGTCGTGGGCCTGTTCTCCGCCCGCGGCTACAACATCGAAACGCTGACGGTCGCGCCGACCGAGGACTCGACCCTGTCGCGCATGACGATCGTCACCAGCGGCTCGGACGACATCATCGAGCAGATCACCAAGCACCTGAACCGCCTCATCGAGGTGGTGAAGGTGGTGGACCTGACCGAAGGCCAGCACATCGAGCGCGAGCTCATGCTGATCAAGGTGCGGGCGGTCGGCAAGGAGCGCGAGGAAATGAAGCGCACCGCCGACATCTTCCGCGGCCGCATCATCGACGTGACGGAAAAGACGTACACGATCGAGCTGACCGGCGCCAAGTCCAAGCTGGACGCGTTCATCGACGCCATCGACCGCGCCTCGATCCTGGAAACCGTCCGCACGGGCGGCTCCGGCATCGGCAGGGGCGAGCGGATCCTCAAGATCTGA